The following are from one region of the Pocillopora verrucosa isolate sample1 chromosome 3, ASM3666991v2, whole genome shotgun sequence genome:
- the LOC131796592 gene encoding serine protease 23, protein MKAIFVMLLMLKAVSVKTLPEFKSSKEPDNKARADDVTDDITLEYRPEMLRENLIKLFNLTAQDLELSYETIWPGGRSTITLKRKSGDKKLLDVPKVTKRRSDQKSATQSRGTTQKLQAKRVIIPPDERKQLPSSSKAQKSPHSAACKVSCKGFCTWSCSGTLIGPHHVLTSAHCIDGVDVATLQVGFLERNGRLQWYDVMKASMPLRWKITKKKYDYAVLKLKGRANRRSYVSVVSVSLPKNSLISITGFPGDKSPSSLWISKCRAILVSSGQIWNNCDVVRGSSGSGVLVKDNSGGITRTVVVGVLSGEQSVRIRGRVKRFNVAVHLTGSKLSQINEWINK, encoded by the exons ATGAAGGCAATTTTTGTGATGCTCTTGATGTTAAAAGCTGTGAG TGTGAAAACTCTGCCTGAATTTAAATCCAGCAAAGAACCAGATAACAAGGCACGTGCAGATGACGTAACTGATGACATTACTTTGGAATATCGTCCTGAGATGTTAAGggaaaatttgatcaaattatTCAACTTGACTGCACAGGACTTAGAACTAAG TTATGAAACAATTTGGCCAGGGGGTCGTAGCACGATAACACTAAAAAGGAAATCTGGTGACAAGAAGTTATTGGATGTACCCAAGGTTACAAAGAGAAGAAGTGACCAAAAAAGCGCGACACAGAGCAG AGGTACAACTCAAAAGCTACAAGCTAAGCGAGTGATAATTCCACCAGACGAACGAAAACAGCTCCCTTCCTCCAGTAAGGCCCAGAAATCACCACACTCAGCTGCTTGTAAAGTGTCTTGTAAAGGATTTTGCACCTGGTCTTGTTCAGGGACTTTGATAGGTCCGCATCACGTACTAACTAGCGCGCATTGTATCGACGGAGTGGATGTCGCTACTCTTCAGGTTGGGTTTCTGGAGAGAAATGGCCGGCTACAGTGGTACGATGTGATGAAAGCGTCCATGCCACTACGATGGAAAATTACTAAGAAAAAATATGATTATGCCGTGCTTAAACTCAAAGGTCGGGCAAATCGTCGATCGTACGTCAGTGTCGTATCCGTGTCCCTGCCCAAAAACTCGTTGATATCGATCACAG GATTTCCCGGTGACAAATCTCCTAGCAGTCTTTGGATCTCCAAATGTCGTGCAATCTTAGTGAGCAGCGGTCAGATTTGGAATAACTGTGACGTGGTGAGAGGGAGTTCGGGGTCAGGTGTTTTAGTAAAGGACAACAGCGGAGGGATAACTCGCACGGTTGTTGTCGGTGTACTGTCCGGCGAACAATCTGTACGAATTCGAGGACGTGTCAAGAGATTTAATGTAGCTGTTCATCTAACAGGGTCTAAGCTATCTCAGATTAAtgaatggataaataaataa